One Elaeis guineensis isolate ETL-2024a chromosome 10, EG11, whole genome shotgun sequence genomic window carries:
- the LOC105059865 gene encoding uncharacterized protein isoform X2, with amino-acid sequence MEGETHASSTEVEVKLLHKVDVKVDEAERESLVNGNPCQQRRRGNKEEEEGTASDGEFIKVEKELMDVKESSYLLKPIAEVEETLRGANLDLQAMEEKIRALELQLETVTKELQHSESEKSLLKSEVDLANGKLEKMNKYCEELELDGKRMKEQILEAEQKHNLQLESLQEALRSLDMKQKELVDVKEAFHGLSVEMESTRKKMEELESELVLSTGEVRKFEELSNERNTHAELASKRALEFEKMLELAKLNVKEMEDQMGNLQEELKGFHNKIADNQQVEEALRSAALELSVVQESLELSKSQVTDLEQKLVTTDAVIRELTQELNLHKASEHQMRENVLELENMLSATKEDLQAKLVDLEEVEFQLRGQMQEKEMVESSLKTQNMEILALQEELVKLTGERDTLQIAVADLNTKVSMKEETCSQLEAKLNLSDQNFTRTDSLLSEALSYKEELEQTLKSLKGLHQESSIAAKTATRRSLELEDLMQASNAAEDNLKAQLRETEVRLASTEKQKMELEQQLNLAEVKNIDAEREIKELSKKMTELVALLKNADEESALSKCHFQAYEDRISQLESSLSNSSSRNSQFEQELKDLAKKCAEHEDRATAMHQRNLELEELVNVSHSQAEDGAKKVGELELSLEAANYRTQGLEQLLSTTEAKRRDAEVESKQYGSKISEISAELEAFQTKSASLEALLQAANEKERQLTDMLNIITVERKNLEDLANISGKKLLEAENLIVVLQSELKSGQENLRSVEKELEASGVRENDILEKLRSAEEKLEHRHKEVEQAVARNLDLESLHASLAKDSELKLQEAAVSFMQKESEAKQLNEKLKSLEEQAAFYQDQATEATEKVASLKAELEANAIKLVALESTVQELKQRVSEEYLKAEQSVSENELLSGMNSKLREDLEAYQCKVNELNELLNLIHDEKEATAEQLASHVKTIAKLTDEHSRGLELQSATESHIKQTEVQLHEAIEKFTQRDSDARNLHEKLLALEAQLKSFEEQVREKAAVAENRKVELEEALLKLQNMEGLAEEMQRKVDHFRSENEDLEGTNLSLSQKLATYETKMDELQTALNITIAEKADASLQLRSSRKTLEDLMQQFDSEKEKLQSHITSVIEENNMLHEMYQNAKKELEAIVVQLEGQLNAQKEREASLNADVGNLKAELAEKSQIQPKISQLEQQLVLSENKYMEKIESMQLAAAEKEAVLTSKLNEHESTLHERDALYEQLKAIQKELDLAHKTITEQVIEEGKKLALVNTELDDLKHKLSQAVEMEMKIAELENKLATAKSTEEVKDGILEAELKDGVEVISRDIGLSSSKPSKRSKRRSDGVHQTAQTTPTVSTVNAAPEPSGLMAFKFILGVALVSIIIGIILGKRF; translated from the exons ATGGAAGGAGAGACACATGCAAGCTCTACAGAAGTCGAAGTTAAGTTGCTTCACAAGGTTGATGTAAAG GTAGATGAAGCTGAAAGAGAGAGCCTAGTCAATGGCAATCCATGCCAACAAAGAAGACGAggaaacaaagaagaagaagaagggactgCATCTGATGGGGAATTCATAAAAGTAGAGAAGGAATTAATGGATGTAAAAGAAAGCTCCTACCTGCTCAAACCAATagcagaagtagaagaaaccctGCGTGGCGCTAATCTGGATCTGCAAGCAATGGAAGAGAAAATAAGAGCACTTGAGCTCCAGCTTGAAACTGTAACTAAAGAACTACAACATTCAGAATCTGAAAAATCCTTGCTAAAATCTGAGGTAGACCTAGCAAATGGGAAATTAGAGAAAATGAACAAGTACTGTGAGGAACTTGAACTTGATGGGAAGAGGATGAAAGAACAAATTTTGGAAGCTGAACAGAAGCATAATTTGCAGCTTGAATCACTCCAAGAAGCATTGAGATCTCTAGATATGAAGCAAAAGGAGCTGGTTGATGTGAAGGAAGCATTCCATGGATTGTCTGTTGAGATGGagagcacaagaaagaagatggagGAGCTTGAATCAGAGTTGGTGTTGTCAACAGGCGAGGTGCGTAAATTTGAAGAACTTAGCAATGAGAGAAATACACATGCAGAATTAGCATCAAAGAGAGCCTTAGAGTTCGAGAAGATGCTGGAACTGGCAAAACTGAATGTgaaggagatggaagaccagATGGGTAATTTGCAAGAAGAGCTGAAGGGATTCCACAATAAGATTGCAGATAATCAGCAAGTTGAAGAAGCACTTAGAAGTGCAGCATTGGAGCTTTCAGTGGTTCAGGAAAGTTTGGAGCTTTCAAAATCACAAGTGACAGATTTGGAGCAGAAGCTTGTTACTACGGATGCTGTTATTCGTGAACTGACACAAGAGCTAAACCTCCATAAGGCTTCTGAACACCAAATGAGAGAGAATGTGCTTGAATTAGAAAATATGCTCTCTGCCACCAAAGAAGATCTCCAAGCGAAGCTTGTGGACTTGGAGGAAGTGGAGTTCCAACTTCGAGGACAGATGCAGGAAAAGGAAATGGTTGAATCTAGCTTAAAAACCCAAAACATGGAGATATTAGCTCTGCAAGAGGAATTGGTTAAGTTGACAGGTGAAAGGGATACTCTTCAAATTGCTGTGGCTGACCTTAACACAAAAGTGTCAATGAAGGAGGAAACTTGCAGCCAGTTAGAGGCTAAGTTGAATCTTTCTGACCAGAACTTCACTAGAACAGACTCACTTCTCTCAGAAGCATTATCATATAAAGAGGAGCTGGAACAAACTCTAAAATCTCTCAAAGGGCTCCATCAAGAGTCCAGCATAGCTGCTAAGACTGCAACCCGGAGAAGCCTTGAGCTTGAAGATTTAATGCAAGCATCAAATGCAGCTGAAGATAACCTGAAAGCACAACTGAGGGAAACTGAAGTGAGATTGGCATCTACTGAGAAGCAGAAAATGGAGCTTGAGCAACAACTAAACCTTGCAGAAGTGAAAAACATTGATGCAgaaagagaaattaaagaactcAGTAAGAAAATGACAGAGCTCGTCGCTCTGCTAAAAAATGCTGATGAGGAAAGTGCACTGTCAAAATGCCATTTTCAGGCATATGAAGATAGGATCAGCCAATTGGAATCCTCTTTGAGTAACTCTTCTTCTAGAAACTCTCAGTTTGAACAGGAGCTGAAGGATCTTGCCAAAAAATGTGCAGAACATGAGGATAGGGCTACTGCCATGCATCAGCGCAATCTCGAACTGGAAGAGTTAGTTAATGTATCTCATTCCCAAGCAGAGGATGGTGCAAAGAAAGTAGGTGAATTAGAGCTATCATTGGAAGCTGCTAACTACCGAACACAGGGGCTAGAACAACTGCTGAGCACCACTGAGGCAAAACGTAGGGATGCTGAGGTGGAATCAAAGCAGTACGGTAGCAAAATTTCTGAGATTTCTGCAGAGCTAGAAGCATTCCAGACAAAATCGGCAAGTCTTGAAGCTTTGCTGCAAGCTGCAAATGAAAAGGAGAGGCAGTTGACAGATATGTTGAACATCATTACTGTAGAAAGGAAGAATCTTGAAGACTTGGCAAACATTTCTGGTAAAAAGCTCTTAGAAGCTGAAAATTTGATTGTGGTCTTGCAAAGTGAGTTGAAATCTGGACAAGAGAATCTTAGAAGTGTTGAGAAAGAGCTTGAGGCTTCAGGTGTTAGAGAGAACGATATACTGGAGAAGCTTAGATCTGCTGAAGAAAAGTTAGAGCATCGACATAAAGAAGTAGAGCAAGCTGTTGCAAGAAACTTGGACTTAGAATCATTACATGCGTCTTTGGCCAAAGACTCAGAATTAAAACTTCAAGAAGCAGCTGTGAGCTTTATGCAAAAGGAATCAGAAGCTAAACAGTTGAATGAAAAGTTGAAGTCTCTTGAAGAGCAGGCAGCATTTTATCAAGATCAGGCAACTGAGGCAACTGAAAAAGTGGCATCACTGAAAGCAGAATTGGAGGCAAATGCCATAAAATTGGTTGCTCTTGAGAGTACTGTTCAGGAGCTCAAGCAAAGAGTCTCTGAAGAATATCTGAAAGCTGAACAGTCAGTTTCTGAGAATGAATTGTTATCTGGGATGAACTCAAAGCTCAGAGAGGACCTGGAAGCTTATCAGTGCAAAGTTAATGAACTTAATGAGTTGCTGAATTTGATACATGATGAGAAGGAGGCAACTGCTGAACAACTGGCTTCTCATGTGAAAACCATAGCAAAATTAACTGATGAACATTCAAGAGGCTTGGAACTCCAATCAGCAACTGAATCCCATATAAAACAAACCGAAGTCCAACTACATGAAGCTATTGAGAAGTTCACACAGAGAGATTCTGATGCCAGAAACTTGCATGAAAAACTGCTTGCGCTTGAAGCTCAGCTAAAGTCTTTCGAAGAACAGGTCAGAGAAAAAGCTGCTGTTGCAGAAAATCGGAAGGTTGAGCTAGAGGAGGCTCTGTTGAAGTTACAGAACATGGAAGGACTTGCTGAGGAAATGCAAAGAAAGGTCGATCATTTCAGATCTGAGAATGAAGATTTAGAAGGTACAAATCTGAGTCTGTCTCAGAAGCTGGCAACATATGAGACAAAAATGGATGAGCTACAAACAGCATTGAACATAACCATTGCGGAGAAAGCAGATGCATCTTTACAGCTTCGTTCTTCAAGGAAAACACTAGAGGATCTGATGCAACAATTTGATTCTGAGAAAGAGAAACTCCAATCCCAC ATTACCTCTGTTATCGAAGAAAACAACATGCTCCACGAAATGTATCAAAATGCTAAGAAAGAACTTGAAGCAATTGTAGTCCAACTGGAAGGACAGTTGAATGCACAGAAAGAAAGGGAAGCCTCTCTCAATGCTGATGTGGGAAATCTCAAGGCAGAATTAGCTGAAAAATCTCAGATTCAACCAAAGATTTCACAACTTGAGCAACAACTGGTATTGTCCGAAAATAAATATATGGAGAAG ATTGAAAGCATGCAGTTGGCAGCTGCTGAGAAAGAAGCAGTGCTAACTTCTAAATTGAACGAGCATGAAAGCACACTCCATGAGAGAGATGCGTTATATGAACAGCTGAAAGCAATCCAAAAGGAACTAGATCTTGCTCACAAAACCATAACAGAGCAG